One Papaver somniferum cultivar HN1 chromosome 10, ASM357369v1, whole genome shotgun sequence genomic window carries:
- the LOC113316568 gene encoding uncharacterized protein LOC113316568, translating to MDVKNTFVHGELEEEVYMQPPPGLPHAPNQVCKLRKDIYGLKQAPRAWFEKFSSAILEYGFTQSFYDSSMFTRSSSKGIVILLLYVDDMVITGSDLEGINNLQTYLSFCFQMKDLGFLSYFLGIEVSKFNNGYFVSQVKYACEIIQRAGITDTKVVDTPLEVNVRHSPTDGTLLSNPTLYRQLLGSLNYLTITRPDISHAVHRVSQFMYAHRSTHYAIFLRILRYLKGNLYKGLQFSSKSDLTLRGYSDSDWAGDVTDRRSFTGYCVFLGDSLISWRSKKQSIVFRSSAEAEYRALAHTTSEIIWLRWLLTDMGIYLRKPTPLFFDNKVVIQITHIDVFHERTKYIEIDCHFTRHHFKHGTITLPHVKSELQIADLFTKSHPAPRL from the coding sequence atggatgtaaaaaatACTTTTGTTCATGGAGAACTAGAAGAAGAGGTATATATGCAACCTCCTCCTGGTTTACCTCATGCTCCAAATCAGGTGTGTAAACTTCGTAAAGATATTTATGGACTTAAACAAGCACCCCGTGCATGGTTTGAGAAGTTTAGCAGTGCAATTCTGGAATATGGTTTTACACAAAGCTTTTATGACTCTTCAATGTTTACTCGATCATCGTCTAAAGGGATAGTAATCCTTCTTCtatatgtggatgacatggttaTCACTGGCAGTGATCTTGAAGGAATTAATAATCTCCAAACATATCTCAGTTTTTGTTTtcagatgaaagatcttggtttcTTAAGTTACTTTCTGGGGATTGAAGTGAGCAAATTCAACAATGGATACTTTGTATCTCAGGTTAAGTATGCATGTGAAATCATTCAACGTGCAGGCATCACAGACACTAAGGTTGTAGATACTCCTCTTGAAGTCAATGTGAGACATAGTCCAACAGATGGAACTCTATTATCCAATCCAACATTGTATCGGCAACTGCTAGGAAGTCTCAACTACTTGACtattactagacctgatattagTCATGCAGTACATAGAGTAAGTCAATTTATGTATGCTCATCGCTCTACTCATTATGCTATTTTTTTACGAATTCTACGCTACTTAAAAGGGAATTTATATAAAGGTCTTCAGTTTTCTTCTAAGTCTGATCTCACCCTAAGAGGTTATTCAGATTCTGACTGGGCAGGAGATGTCACTGATCGACGCTCATTTACAGGATATTGTGTGTTTTTGGGAGATTCTCTCATATCTTGGAGGAGTAAGAAACAATCTATAGTTTTTCGTTctagtgctgaagcagaatatcgagCTCTTGCTCATACCACGTCTGAAATTATATGGTTACGGTGGCTTCTTACTGACATGGGAATTTATCTTCGTAAACCTACACCACTGTTTTTTGATAACAAGGTTGTTATACAGATTACTCACATTGATGTTTTTCATGAAAGAACTAAGTATATAGAGATTGACTGTCACTTCACAAGGCATCATTTCAAGCATGGTACAATTACTCTTCCTCATGTGAAGTCTGAGTTACAAATTGCTGATCTTTTCACCAAGTCACATCCTGCACCTCGTCTATAA